Proteins from a genomic interval of Moorena sp. SIOASIH:
- a CDS encoding SdrD B-like domain-containing protein: MKFLFNYLKKIPNHSSDSSGASEVNSDWQPLGFNLMGITNLVKATFPILVTGSALLVSTPTEVAGQVGIDASLATGPRPFSLRYSADVPGNIAAIGNASLICDRTNGSCSNGLATGNVGNNRGGLAMQMLDSDSDPSTFNSSSANLTLPAGANVLFAGLYWGGTSDGATTPAPDASKRNQALLATPGGGYQTVTADTFTSIDNSATSGWDVYSSFADVTSLVQGAGSGTYTLANVQASTGTGFTYPNAGWSLIVVYEDPSEPRRNMTVFDGYDFSGFNTGNTQTLTGLRTPPTPGFSVFMGAFAGDGEPDVTGDTLSINNTPVSDAVNPLNNFYNGTISQYGSHVTSRTPNDPYNMVVDIDLLDLTAWNETNNVIPTNATSVDLNLSTSGDGIWPMVYFFGVEVFEPNLVTQFEKTTPQTSYQNGDTIAYTISVTNTGNDNAVNTVITDVVPTGTTFVPGSLKINGVTKTDGATDEAEFDGTNVIFRVGTGANTTQGGQLNVNDTVTMSFEVTVTAAAGETVCNQASIDYEGEASGNQASGTSDDPNTGTFGDCTEITVTPPTTSVDYGDAPDTTASTGNGDYQTLSANSGPSHTIDNTTYLGAGVTADTDGFGDGTDNNNNATDDTDDGVQINSATLQGQTLPIGDNVTLDITTAGSGVLNAWIDWNSDGDFDDSGEQIATDVSPTGNAIALNLTVPAGATVGNTYARFRYSSDTGLSPTGAAGDGEVEDYQIAIADSTPTTASVGDQVWEDLDGDGIQDAGEPGIPNALVNIYKSDNTLVDATFTDSNGNYSFSDLDPGDYIIEFTSPAVGYSFTSQDDGDETLDSDADPVTGRTATFTLAAGDNNTSIDAGLTLKTNAIVACDIIPRQATNWTETLNIEKFDSAQGSLARVDLTLSTLIAQELIYENTGNQAKTITVNQEGEVSVSLPDTNANFTRNYNQSTDLNLPAFDGNLDFGGTSGGKTPTIIAHETYTEEYTNLADFIRSSSPVETVSIGVNTTSAATFINSDNASTGSTSEATAGLCVTYTYSLIPEEASPEAGNIVINEVLYAQTGRSAEANDEFIELYNSSDNAVDISNWRLADSNLIFNSTDNTGNITGDAANPAYIFPNNTTLQPGEYAVIWIGNNTSDHQAPDAAFQDWLGNAGKLNNAGEDIWLYDDELKIVDYIAYGSNNAINTPPSAELNLWDDTYQRDLDGASTGQSISLTPNGEDGNTSACWEHTLSNDANGRCPEFLETRDTDTVSVRQTSVGVYNNILPNVILVKRITAIKPKDTNEWIELPQSGSPFIDGIDGGSSENNVGSDRAADDNDPNWPNPDVYLRGLINSGEVMPGDELEYTVYFLSNGSNDAQNLRICDRVPGETTFIPDSFNATAGFPSSDVGIALFQSTTPLASGGPAEPNIFLTNIPDSDRGRYYGPGTSVPAGCNVTFNQNGVVVVEVGDVPNADSPGNPPNSYGFIRFRALVK; encoded by the coding sequence CGGCAATGTTGGCAACAACCGGGGTGGTCTGGCAATGCAGATGCTAGATTCTGATAGCGATCCCAGTACCTTTAACTCTAGCTCTGCCAATTTAACCCTGCCTGCGGGTGCCAATGTGTTGTTTGCAGGTCTTTACTGGGGGGGCACCTCTGACGGTGCCACCACGCCTGCACCGGATGCCAGTAAGCGAAATCAAGCCTTGTTAGCTACGCCAGGGGGAGGCTATCAGACCGTTACGGCAGATACGTTCACCAGTATTGATAACTCTGCAACAAGCGGCTGGGATGTATACAGCTCCTTCGCGGATGTGACAAGTTTAGTGCAAGGGGCTGGGAGTGGTACCTATACCCTAGCGAATGTACAGGCAAGTACAGGCACAGGATTTACCTATCCCAATGCTGGTTGGTCATTAATCGTGGTGTACGAAGATCCAAGTGAGCCCCGACGGAATATGACTGTTTTCGACGGGTACGACTTCTCAGGGTTCAATACCGGCAATACCCAAACCTTAACTGGGCTAAGGACGCCGCCCACACCAGGCTTTAGTGTCTTTATGGGTGCATTCGCGGGGGATGGCGAGCCGGATGTGACCGGGGATACACTGTCGATTAATAATACTCCGGTGTCCGACGCCGTGAACCCATTAAATAACTTTTATAATGGCACAATTTCTCAGTATGGGTCCCATGTCACGAGTCGTACTCCTAATGATCCCTACAACATGGTTGTGGATATTGATCTTCTGGATCTGACGGCTTGGAACGAAACCAACAACGTCATTCCGACCAATGCAACCAGTGTTGATTTGAACCTATCCACGTCAGGTGATGGCATCTGGCCTATGGTTTACTTCTTTGGGGTGGAGGTGTTTGAACCGAATCTGGTCACCCAGTTTGAGAAGACCACCCCCCAAACAAGTTATCAAAATGGGGATACGATTGCTTATACCATTAGTGTGACGAATACAGGGAATGATAACGCTGTTAACACAGTGATTACGGATGTAGTTCCCACAGGAACAACCTTTGTACCGGGATCGTTGAAGATTAATGGAGTGACTAAGACCGATGGTGCTACTGATGAAGCTGAGTTTGATGGCACCAACGTTATCTTTCGTGTAGGTACGGGGGCAAACACAACCCAGGGGGGTCAGTTAAACGTTAACGACACGGTGACCATGTCCTTTGAGGTCACTGTTACAGCTGCGGCTGGGGAAACGGTTTGTAACCAGGCTTCAATTGACTATGAAGGGGAAGCCAGTGGCAATCAGGCATCGGGGACGTCGGATGACCCAAATACAGGGACATTTGGTGACTGTACTGAAATTACAGTAACGCCTCCTACAACCAGTGTTGACTATGGTGATGCTCCTGATACTACCGCCAGCACCGGTAATGGGGATTACCAAACCTTATCCGCTAATAGTGGTCCATCCCATACCATTGACAATACCACCTATTTAGGGGCAGGAGTAACAGCTGATACCGATGGCTTTGGAGATGGCACGGATAATAACAATAACGCTACCGATGATACCGATGATGGGGTTCAAATCAATAGTGCTACTCTCCAGGGACAAACTCTACCGATCGGGGATAATGTCACTTTAGATATTACTACCGCAGGCTCGGGAGTACTTAATGCCTGGATTGACTGGAACAGTGATGGAGACTTTGATGATAGTGGTGAGCAAATTGCTACCGATGTTAGTCCAACTGGAAATGCGATCGCATTAAACCTAACTGTTCCAGCTGGAGCTACCGTTGGTAATACTTATGCCCGTTTCCGGTATAGTTCTGATACTGGCCTTAGTCCTACTGGTGCAGCGGGTGATGGTGAGGTAGAAGATTATCAAATTGCGATCGCTGACTCTACACCAACGACTGCCTCTGTAGGGGATCAAGTCTGGGAAGACCTAGATGGTGATGGTATCCAAGATGCTGGAGAGCCTGGAATTCCCAACGCCCTAGTCAATATCTACAAATCTGACAACACCTTGGTTGATGCCACCTTTACCGACAGCAATGGTAACTACAGTTTCAGCGACCTTGACCCAGGGGATTACATCATTGAATTCACCTCCCCTGCTGTTGGCTATAGCTTCACTAGCCAAGATGATGGGGATGAAACCCTAGACAGTGATGCGGATCCAGTTACAGGTCGCACTGCTACCTTTACCTTGGCTGCGGGAGACAACAATACCAGTATTGATGCTGGACTTACCCTCAAAACCAACGCTATTGTCGCTTGCGATATCATACCACGCCAGGCTACTAATTGGACTGAAACCCTGAACATAGAGAAATTTGACTCTGCTCAAGGTAGCCTGGCCAGGGTAGACCTAACCCTGAGTACCCTGATTGCACAAGAGTTAATCTACGAGAATACGGGAAACCAGGCAAAAACAATAACCGTGAACCAGGAGGGAGAAGTCAGTGTCTCCTTGCCTGATACTAACGCCAACTTCACCAGAAATTACAACCAATCCACCGACTTGAATCTACCAGCCTTTGATGGTAATCTTGACTTTGGCGGCACTTCCGGTGGCAAGACTCCCACGATTATTGCCCATGAAACCTATACCGAGGAGTACACTAACCTAGCTGATTTCATTAGATCCTCATCACCAGTGGAAACTGTCAGTATCGGGGTGAATACTACCTCTGCAGCCACTTTCATTAACTCTGATAACGCTTCTACTGGTTCGACTAGCGAGGCAACCGCCGGATTGTGTGTGACCTACACCTACAGCTTAATTCCGGAAGAAGCTTCACCGGAAGCCGGAAATATCGTTATCAACGAAGTCCTCTACGCCCAAACTGGCAGGAGTGCTGAGGCTAATGATGAATTCATCGAACTCTATAACTCTTCCGATAATGCTGTAGATATCAGTAACTGGAGGCTAGCCGATAGCAACCTGATTTTTAACAGTACTGATAATACTGGCAACATTACTGGTGATGCTGCTAATCCGGCCTATATCTTCCCCAACAACACCACTCTCCAACCAGGAGAATATGCTGTGATTTGGATTGGCAACAATACATCAGACCATCAAGCTCCCGATGCTGCATTCCAGGATTGGTTAGGAAACGCAGGCAAACTCAATAATGCTGGAGAAGATATCTGGCTGTATGACGATGAACTCAAGATTGTAGACTACATTGCTTATGGCTCCAATAACGCCATCAATACTCCACCGTCAGCTGAATTGAATCTGTGGGATGACACCTACCAACGAGACTTAGATGGGGCAAGCACTGGTCAATCGATTAGTCTCACCCCCAATGGAGAAGACGGAAATACTAGTGCTTGTTGGGAGCATACCCTTAGTAATGATGCCAATGGCCGTTGTCCAGAATTCCTCGAAACCAGGGATACCGATACGGTTAGTGTACGCCAAACTAGTGTTGGAGTTTATAACAATATCTTGCCCAATGTCATCCTGGTCAAGCGGATTACTGCTATCAAACCGAAAGATACCAACGAGTGGATAGAGCTACCACAATCAGGTTCACCCTTTATCGATGGCATTGATGGTGGCAGTTCTGAGAATAACGTTGGTTCCGACCGTGCTGCTGATGACAATGACCCCAACTGGCCAAATCCTGATGTTTATCTGCGGGGATTAATTAATTCTGGGGAAGTGATGCCAGGGGATGAGTTAGAGTATACAGTATACTTCCTCTCCAATGGCAGCAACGATGCTCAAAACCTGCGTATCTGTGACCGAGTTCCTGGAGAAACTACCTTTATTCCAGACTCCTTTAATGCCACCGCTGGCTTCCCCAGTAGTGATGTCGGGATTGCTTTGTTCCAGAGCACCACTCCCCTAGCCTCAGGTGGTCCAGCTGAACCCAACATCTTTCTTACTAATATTCCCGATAGCGATCGCGGTCGGTATTACGGGCCAGGAACCTCAGTGCCAGCGGGATGTAATGTCACCTTCAATCAAAATGGAGTAGTAGTAGTGGAAGTTGGGGATGTGCCAAACGCTGATTCACCAGGAAACCCACCCAATTCCTATGGATTTATTCGGTTCCGGGCTTTAGTGAAATAA